The genomic DNA TCCAATTAAGCTGTTACGCCTTACGCAAAACGGATTTTTAAATAATCATCTTCCATAGATGCCCCTGCTGGTTGTAATGCAGCTAAAGCTTGAGGTAATACTAAATTACGGCGATGATTACCAATAGTAATGTTTAATTCATCTCCGCTTTTACTGAGTTGAATTTGGCTTTTAGGAATATTAGGTAAAAATAATTCCAAGCTATATTGGTTGTTGTCTTGCACTACTCTGATGGTAGTTTCTTTATGGTAAACTTGGGTAGGATCTTCATTAGGATAAAGTGTTTCTTTTAGTCTTTCTAATGCTGCTAAACCACACATTTCTTCTGAATAAAGAGGTACTTCTTTTACTGGTAAAGGTAGGAAGTTCTGATGTATTTCTTGGCGATATTGTTCTTGATTTTCTTTCCATCTTTGGAAAAATGGATCTTCCACTTCTTTGGGAATAATACGGTTAGCAATAACTAAATCCGTGGCTACATTATATAAACTCAAATAGGCATGAGCGCGCAGAGATTCTTTGATCACCATTTTTTCTGGGTTGGTAACAAGTCTGACAGAGGTTTGAGTATTATCAGTTAATACTTTTTCCAATGCTTCTATTTGTTCATAAAATTCATAGGGTGCATCCATTACTTCTTTATCCGGTAAAGAGAAACCAGCAATGGGTTTAAAAATCGGTTCAACTAAAGGTCTCAGTGCTACGGAAATATTTTGAAATGGTTTATAGAAACGACGCATATACCAACCGCCAACTTCTGGTAAACTCAACAACCGTAAAGCTGTACCAGTAGGTGCGGAGTCAATAATTAAAACGTCATATTCGCCTTCATCATAATGGCGTTTCATTCTCACTAAACCAAAAATTTCGTCCATTCCTGGCAAAATTGCCAGTTCTTCGGCTTGGATACCTTCTAAACCCCTTGCTTGTAAAACTTGGGTAATATAACGTTTGACTGCACCCCAGTTACCTTCTAATTCTTGCAATGCGTCTAGTTCTGCTCCCCACAAGTTGGGACGGACTTGTTTAGCATCATGACCTAGTTCCATGTCAAAGCTGTCTGCTAAGGAGTGTGCCGGATCTGTACTTAATACTAATGTCCGATATCCGAGTTCTGCACAACGGAGTCCAGTTGCTGCTGCGACGGAGGTTTTACCTACTCCACCTTTTCCTGTCATCAAAATTACACGCATGAATAATTCTGTCCTGGCTGAGTTTTATTTACATTTATTTACATTATCCTTTGTTTGCGAAAAATAGGTGTTGTTTAAGTACATCTAATTTGGAACAGTGCCAATAATCTATGTGAGAATTTATTAAACCTTCCGTATTCAGACGTAGTTCACTCCAACCGGAGATGGAGATTCTTGGTTTCCAGGGAAGAGGGGAATTCCAACTCAGAGTCCATTCGCTTTTAATCATGTTTTCTTGTTGTTGAATATTATGTAAATCCATTTTTAAATTCAGGAAAAATGTTTGAATGAATTTAATCATCCATTTATAGAGTTCTAATCCTTTAAATTTAAAAACAGCATCTTGAAAATAAACATCTTCTGCATAAATGCTATAGGTTTGATTCTCTGGAAATCTAGAGTAATCTGCTGTAAGTGTTTCTAAAATAGTCATTGGTAATTAGTTATTAGTTATTAGTCATGGGTGCTGGTCTAATTGAACAATTGAAGCAAGTGGAAGATTTTAGAACAAAGAATGGATGAAGACATCAATATGTAAATATGTAAGTTAAATGTCACATAAATTAACTAATAAATGAAGAGAAATTGCCAATTTTTAATAAAAAAATACATCCGTCGTTAATTTAAACTTATACTTCCATTAATTTAAATTAATACCCCATATTTTATTCTTTGTATTTTGTGTTGTATCTACTAAAAAAACATGGCGACAATATATCAAACCCCCAGACTTCAACTAGGGAATGCCCCACTTGATGGTTATGCTGGTTCAGAAACAGATCAGTTTGCCCTAGTTTGGCAAACCACCGGCAGTTTATCAACAGATAATTTTATTGTTGAATATCGTCCTGTAGGTACTAGTACATGGACTTCTGCACCCAATCCTAGCACTATAAATACTGGAGTTGGCAGTCGCATCAACCATACTGTCACCGTCACAGGAGTTAATTATAATACAGATTACGAGTATCGGGTACGTCACTTTCAAGGAAGTACCTTAGTCGAAACCCATCAAGAAGCCTTTAAAACCCGTTTACCAGTTGGTGACCTAGTGGATTTACCTTTGCTGCTTATGGTGACTCAGCCGGACCCGGACGAGAAGCTGGCTTTGGGGCAGTTCAGAATCGGATTAATTTGACATTTCGGCAAGGTTATGGTTTAAAGGGTGGCAAAGTTATGCTTTAAGTCATAGAAGTTCTGTATCCTCAAAACAAAGAGAGACACAGCAAAGCTGCATCCCTACATCTGACAAAAACTATAGGACTCCTACTTGATTATTGAAAAAACTCCGTACACCTAAATACTCTACAACCCTTTTGCCTCTTGCATGAGTGCCTCTTGCCTACCTACACAAATGATTTCAAAAATCAAATATTATTCCTATATCTAATTAAAACTAGCTAAATTTTAATTACGAGGGGCATTAAACGTATCCCAAGCGGCTTTAGCTGCATCTTGGAAGCGATTGCCTAAAGTGGAAATATCATGAAACAAAGAATGCCAATTTTTCTCAGTTTCTTCTTGAATGGTTTTCCAGGCAGTTTCTAACCTATCCCGTTCAATTAATTTTTCTCCCTCAATCGTTTCCTTCGCTTGACGCACAGCATTCAAATAAGTGTCACGGGTGAGAGTACCGGCTGATTCAGCCTCAGCTTGGGCGCGTTTTTTAATGGCTTCAATTAATGCTTTGGTGGCATTTTTAACTTCGTCTGTTTCTCCTACCATTTCTGTTTCTACTATGTCGCTAGTTTGGGAATTGACCTCGACAATTGCTGAAGATTCAATGTTGTTATTAGTCATAATTCACACATCCTTAATTTACAAAGCTGACTCGTAGATGAAAATTGGTTTTCTACTACTTAATAAGCCGTTGTTGATAGCTGTTGATCTAATTTTAGTAATGCTTCCACACGTGTCTCAGTTGCTGGGTGACTAGAAAACAAATTACCTAAAAATTGACCAGAAATAGGGTGAATAATTAATAATGGTTCAAAAGCAGGATTAGCATTTAAAGGCATTTGTCTAGCGGTTGCTTCTAGCCTTTGTAAAGCCCTAGCTAAAGCACGGGGGTTGCCTGTTAATTGGGCAGCACCAGCATCAGCAGAAAATTCTCTAGTGCGGGAAATTGCTAACTGAATTATTGTAGCAGCTACGGGAGCAAGCATGACTGTTAATAGCATTCCTAAAGGATTTGCCCCTCTGTCATTATCCCTTGAACCACCACCAAA from Okeanomitos corallinicola TIOX110 includes the following:
- a CDS encoding fibronectin type III domain-containing protein, with amino-acid sequence MATIYQTPRLQLGNAPLDGYAGSETDQFALVWQTTGSLSTDNFIVEYRPVGTSTWTSAPNPSTINTGVGSRINHTVTVTGVNYNTDYEYRVRHFQGSTLVETHQEAFKTRLPVGDLVDLPLLLMVTQPDPDEKLALGQFRIGLI
- a CDS encoding TRC40/GET3/ArsA family transport-energizing ATPase; amino-acid sequence: MRVILMTGKGGVGKTSVAAATGLRCAELGYRTLVLSTDPAHSLADSFDMELGHDAKQVRPNLWGAELDALQELEGNWGAVKRYITQVLQARGLEGIQAEELAILPGMDEIFGLVRMKRHYDEGEYDVLIIDSAPTGTALRLLSLPEVGGWYMRRFYKPFQNISVALRPLVEPIFKPIAGFSLPDKEVMDAPYEFYEQIEALEKVLTDNTQTSVRLVTNPEKMVIKESLRAHAYLSLYNVATDLVIANRIIPKEVEDPFFQRWKENQEQYRQEIHQNFLPLPVKEVPLYSEEMCGLAALERLKETLYPNEDPTQVYHKETTIRVVQDNNQYSLELFLPNIPKSQIQLSKSGDELNITIGNHRRNLVLPQALAALQPAGASMEDDYLKIRFA
- a CDS encoding DUF2358 domain-containing protein, whose product is MTILETLTADYSRFPENQTYSIYAEDVYFQDAVFKFKGLELYKWMIKFIQTFFLNLKMDLHNIQQQENMIKSEWTLSWNSPLPWKPRISISGWSELRLNTEGLINSHIDYWHCSKLDVLKQHLFFANKG